cttctACTGTTTTGGTGTCTTTCTCCTTAGCTGCCCCCCCAACTGTTATTTCACCGCTTTCTTTCACACTTTCAGTTTGTGGGGAGGTATTTTCAGACCTAAAAACTTCAAAGGAGGACTGcattgtctcctctccatctccgtctccttcGTCAGCAGTCTCCCCTGGTGAtgctgtctctttctcctcctccctctgctcctttcCAACAGCCTCTTCTTTTTCAACTGGCGTCAGAGGTGTTAGGTCCAGACTTGCTTTAGGAGAGGATGTTGCCTTTTTCCTGGGAGGGGCAACTGGCTTTTGAATTTCCAAATCTTGTTTCCTCAGTTTCTGATCTGAATAGCTGCTGATATCTTTGTCATCTAGAGTTGATGGATGATCATCAGTTGTTTCCCAGTCGGATTCCTCCGAAGGAAACTCAAAGCTTGAAATGCTCAGTAGATCTACTGGGATTTCAGTGACTTTTCCTACTGTTATGGAGACACTGTTGTTTGTCTTAGCGATACTCTTTGTCGCTGGTTGTGTGTCATCCTCTTCAAGTGAACGAGAGAGAGGCTCCACATCACATGGAGAAGAATTGCCACTGGACCTGAAGAAGTCAGTGATTTCCTCCTCTGAGTTTAGCACCTCACCTTTTTCAGGCTTGGACAGAAAATCGAAATCAGACAAATCTTGACACAATGTCCGAGGACCTTCTTCTGGGCCTTTTTCTTTATCAGTTTGTGCCACCTCCACCGCAGGAGTCTCATCTATCAGGACATATTTCTCCAAATATCCCCTGGCCTCCCGGTCTGAATGCCTGCTGTGGAAGGACTTCTCAGAGGTCATACTCTCTGTATCCTCTTCTTTTTGTCGACTGCCGATTGCTTCCTCATACAGGTCGGTGTAATGGAAGGCCATGGCTTTGGGCTCCTCCAGTAAAATTTGGTCGATTATTTTAGGAGGTCCTTCAGGTAGAAAGATCGGAGTCAGGATGTCTTCCTGGCTTCCAAATAAAGTTGAACCGCTCGGTTTTGAAGGGAGCCTCAAGGGCGCACATTTGGCCTctccacctctgacctctctgtctAGACTTTTCACGAGGTAGTCGTCTGTACCACCGTAGAAGACCTCATCTAGAAGCTCGCTGGTGATTTCCCCTAGACTGACTGTGTCTGACCTGTCATCATTCAGAGTTGTTGTAGCGGTGATGCTTCTAGACTGCACCGGTTTCTCAGTATGCTGGCTGTTGGTGGAGTCCTCAGCCTCTGGTTCCACTTGTCTCTCTGCGATCACAGCAGGACTTCCTGGAGCCTGCGCATCAATCATGGTAAATGCCTCAAAGTAGTCCACATTACCAGAAGCTCCTCTGCCTGGAGATCTGGCCACTGGAGCCCCTGGTGGATCCATTCCATATGGGCCCATGGGAAGTGACAGCTGTATAGGTTCAGCTCTTGCTGAAACTGACATTGCTGGAGTGTTCGTTAAGATCCATAGCTCATTATCATTGATCTCTTTGCTTGCTTTAGGAACAGGGCTCTCTTCCAGATAAGATAAGTTATCCTCCATTTCTTTGCTCTCTTCTTCATCCACAGTAGCAAGTTTAGGTGGAACAACAATGTTGAGGATTTCAGAGCCTTCAGACACTAAGCTGAATAGCCATTGTTCTTTATCTACCAGAGGCTCAGTTGGTTCTTCTTCGGCTCCCTCTCCTTTGGTTTTCACATTTGGCTCTGAGACGCCCACCAATTCTGGCCTTCCTGAGATGTTCTCAGAGCTTTCTTCAAAGACTTCTCGTTGTCTCCTCTGACCGCTTACCCTCTCTTTAGTTTTCTTCCGTCTAGAAATCAGCTCCTCATCCATGACAAAGATTATCTTCCCTGCTGGAACAGACCCAGGTTTTGCAGGCCATACTCCACCTGGAGAGCTGAAATCAACGGTTGGGGTTTCGGTTTCAGATGCCCATGGTGTGGTGCAGCGACTTGGGGTCGTCTCCCACGCAATCCCGCTGTCCTCGCCTTGCATAGTTACCATGGAGAAGGAGGAGTCCATCATCAGGCACTGCATCTTAGGTTGGACATTGTCATCGTGGACAGCTTCACGTAAACTGAagacacagtaacacacaaagTGTGGAAATGAGGTTAAACTAATCAAAATCTATGACAGATATTGCTCCCATGCATGAACAATGCTGGTCAGAAGCATCTTTAAGTCAAAGTTTCCTCATGTATTCTGTTAGCTCCGTATTATCGCCATTGGGCCTACTGCTGGAATATTTTTATATCCTTTTCCTAAACTTCACATGTGAGTCCTTCTGTTTTGATATTGATAAGATGCCAAAAAAGTTTCACCAGTGACAATACAGTGACATTAATAAAACTGAACTGGTATAATATGAAATTAGATGTTTCAAATTGGTCCTTGACTTAAATGGAGACAGTAGACGAGAGGTGTTTGGAGGATGTAGTTTGTGTTGCTGATGAAATGTATTACGCAGAgtggtgtttctgttatttagaATATACCTCCATtcatataaatgtgtttgacaaaataatcaagGTCATCAATACCAAAGCAGCACAAACTTCATCCTCCAAAATGATCATGAATTTCAATCAACTTACATAATACCCCTCATGATTAATTGACTGTTTGATTGCATTAGGAAGGTGTTACAAATAATCTGACAACTCAATGTTAATACATGCACCCAAACAATGAGCCAGACAAACACAGGTCAGTGGCACGGATACAATATTCTCCATTAATTGACCATTTCATACAGGGATGGATTCAAGTTATTACTGTGAAATAAACAGTGGCCTCTGGGATACTTGGGATatgttgtaaataaaaaatgaatttcactCAACAACCAATAAATTAAACTTcatgacacagaaaactgtgacTCTAATCTGCagtaatatattaaaaatgaaatattattatacaGTGACTGATCTGCACCTGTTTCGAAGGTTCTCCACTTCATCGCTGACATCAAGGCTTTCCTCGGTAATATCTTCAGGTGTCAACACCGTCATCTCAGTGTCAGCATCTGACCGGGCAAAATCTTCTGTCACAGAATCCATTATTGTAATATCTTGATGATTTTCCTTTAGCCTCTCACCACAACTCAGTACTGCTCTGTTGATCACATTCTAAGCGAGTGTGCCGGAGCCTCGTCTTCACGCTCAGCCTAATCTTGAAATAGAAAACGAGTCTTCCAGTGTTTCATCTGAAGCATTTTCAACATGTAGGGAGGTTAATTTATCAGCTGTTCACACCCTCTGAACCCTTGCATTTGGTATGTACAATAAAGCAGGTTAATCTGGGTTAATAAATTGTAGCCAGTGACTAATAtgaactgtaaagaaaaaaagcagcagcatgTAAATGTCTCGGtctaaatataattttttgctGCCAGCCTATATCCAATGTCAAGCCTGTGACAGGCAGAAAGTGGGTACACTTTGGTCTTTAGATGTGCGAAACTGATaagacatcacacaaacaccataTTAAGCTTTAAAAAttgacagaggaaaaagaatggaaaaataGCAAGCTTGAGCACCACAACATCTACCTTTATCACCCCTTTACCCTTAATAACAAATGCACACGGGCTAATTTGCTgccttcatttcaaaatgtctgcatgTTGTATGTAAAGAATAAGCTTTTCTTGATTCCTGACTGACACGTCTATGATACAGTGAGCCTCACACCTGTTAATGTCTGTCCTGCGGTGTGACAGGGATAGTTCATGGCAAATGAAagactggagctggaggagtcgGGGAGGGTTTTGTCAACAGGTTGTATCTGGGCAAAAGTTGTCCTCAAGTGCAAACCAGTCTGACCTCCCATTTGCATTTGTGAATCATGAACTTGCCCAATGGACATGACAGACTTTGGctaataaacacataaacattAACACACCACTGATTTCAATTTGTTCACCCCAATTCATTTGCTTAAAGTAGATCATCCTGGACGTAAACAACATAATCAAATCTGTTATGTAATTACTTCAATGTTACGAAGTACATTTCCTGAAGTACCACGATTAAGTTCAGTTTTAAAGAGTATTTTCATTATATGCTACTTGATACTTATACTCCACTACAGTCACTTGAAAGCTTTAGTTACTAGTTACTTCTCAGATTAAGAATATCTAAtcaaacttattaaaaaaatatataacattaaaTATCACATCAGCAAAAACAtataatacagtatgtatgcaCTTATAAATGTGACACATTGTTAAAGATTTAATTAGTGGGCTTTTGGCTTGCTACCACAAACCTCTGTCTCCTTGTTCTACTTGCTCCTTGCACATTCATACCTTCACTGTAAATTATGAAACCAAACTTTAATATTGAGATCTTGACAGTTTGCTTCTAATTTAAACCCTGCTCTCAAGTAACCCATATCAGTAGTTACACAAAATCGGTTGTTATACGTCTGTGTTCATTAAGCATGTGACATAAATGAATGGTGACGATCCATTGttgttatgttgtgttttatcAAATTTCCTCCATTTTCAACCCTGGTGCATTAATCAATCACAGGTGTATTGTAAGGTTTGAGAAGGTGGTGCCACTacatttttgattatttaaacggTTTATCAATTATCACAAATATTTGGCTATTAAGTTTTGTCTATTTGACTGATCAATTAATCATGTCTGCTTCATTGTCCTGTGAAGGCAAAGAGCATTAACCAAGCGGGTTCAGTGTTTTCAGGTTTTCATTTGATGTCTTTTGACTTCATTTACAtagacatttttggaaatacgAACAAATTGTTTGTATGGATCAGTGCCATTATAGACATAGATGTGGAaacctgcaaaaataaatggaagCAAATCTGAGATTATTGTATCTGTGCATGGCAGAAAATGCTGGAAAAACAGAGTGGGGGTGGTGCAGGTGGCGTGTTTTGTCCAACAATCACCAGTCAACTGAGCTAACTACGGAATTCTGTCAGTCGCTGGTCTATTGAGGCCAGttgtccataaaaaaaatacaatacgTGTGTGACCATGTTTATCGTTTACATCATACCATTCGGgtaattttgtaaaatgtgacctcactatgtaaagtgccttgagacaatgtatgatgtggtatggcgctatacaaataaaattgaattgaattgaattgaatctggTGTTGCCCTCAGTTACATGCAGGCCCGTATCCAGGATTTGAGCAATACCGAGgtccaatttttttcatttccctgatctaaatatgcacattttaagaCCTTTGAAGCAACTATTGTATAACAGTAGCTTCAAAACCATGTCAGTGGGGAGTAGCATAAATGACTAAGGCTATCCAGGGCAATGATAGCAGAGAGCAGTGGCGATCATAGCAGTACACCGTCAaaagtgtttcccctaggtttactggtttggggggaaattttgtagatctttttttgttggggaTGACTTGCCATATTTCCcaccttctttctctctctctgtggccgtgcagtgtttcccataggattttgagagacaaTCGTGGGTGCACGTCAGACCCCTCAAggaaaattttgtacattttaatgttaaatccatcaatctggtgaactttagCAGCaaggctagatctatgaaggactttatgctcttgtaaataATTGTGCGCTGTAGCCTTACaacctatatatgtgtgttgtatggacactgacaccgcccacatacaactacaaaaaaggtgaaaagtagcttcttttgaaaatatcattctttgcatagaaacaataacagcacagaacaattaactaaaatcaacaattaattaaaattaacaaatattGAACTTCATATGTGGAGGAATTTTGAGGAAAGGTGCAATTTGTATAcgattatgaacagattatttcctgcggatattgcaatatatcaggtgAATTTTTCCTAATATTTTTCAAGACTTATTCGCGCTTGTGAACATGAGCGCACGTACAAAGTGAGGTAAAGCCTCAAAGCCCCGAATTTCATTCACACTTTCAGAGTTTTTACGGGGGAGACCACGGGCATaattaaaatgcatgttttacTTTCGGTTTCACAGACTTCAAAGcagattatgcaaaaaataatatCGAAGTACGGACTTCGGTGTCCTAAATGGTAGATACTGCCATGATTACATGCCTTGTATCAGGGCTGGCCCGTGGCATAAGCGGCTTCTTAGGGCCCCATTGGCATCCAGGGGCCCCCCAAGAgcacttgatttaaaaaaaacaaaacaaaacattatatattatgtCAATGGCAATCATACAAAGTTTGCAGTGCACTGTACTACActgcttcttgtcggactttaaatTGCCAAAACATCTCCACACGACTGAATTCCTCTGACCCATCTTTCAAACAATGTCCTGTGGAAAAGTTATTTAGAGATAATTATCTctatcgttttatcgcccagccctagtgcAGAGAAAATAGATCAAAATTCTGCtcagggccccatataggcttATAGGGCCGTATAGCAAGTATGGTTGTCTTCGTGAGTTTGTGCCTTGCTGCATGCTTGTTTCACTGTAGACAGGGACTAAGTCTACAGAGTACTGTATGGTTTCTGGGTGCGACAGGAAATAATGAAACTGCCCAGTATAGTCAGGTGGccacaacaaaataatatttgccCCTGGGACCACGTAGGAGGTTAATCCGGCCATGTGCTTAGTGTAGTGCAGACAGTGTAGTGACACGTCATCTTGTCTTTAAACCACGTTTGTGTTCCATGCTGCGAAGTGTACAGCTTTGACTTGGCTGCACACCGGATGTGAGGAGACTCTATCGCCCGTGACATCACAACTTCAGCCGGCAACGTGATGACGTCGTTGTTCTGACGAGCCCTCCGGGCGGCGGAGGACGAGGCAGATGAATGAGCTGAGAGGGGCTGACAGAGACCGGACGGGCTGGGGGGGgtaggagagacagagaggatgagccGATggagcatcagcatcagcatcagcaccagacTCTGACCGCATCTGGCGAATCCGGATCCAGGCGCCGTTGCCAGTGAAAAACCCCCCAGACGAGACGTTTTGCCTCCTAAACGGCCGTCGTGCAATAATCTGTTGGATGGAGGACGCGACGCCGAAGCCTGGAGCCATGCGCCGACTGCCCTCTGCGTTTCCTCCGGGAGCAGGGGAGGCGAAGCACTGTCACGAGAGAAGATGTCCGCTCTGAAGGACTTATTTCGCGGCTTGTAAAACTCGCTGATCTCGGACGGTCTCGGTCGGGGCGACAGCGGACGGCGAGAAAGAAAGACAGCCAGCGACTGGGATTTACGCACAGACGGTTTATCGGGATTGAAGCGTGAAGcgtgaatatatatttatatatatataaatattatatatacattttttcccccggtTCAGGACAAGCATCTCCACATTTGCTGCCAGATTCCCCAGCGCACGCCAGCTGCAGTCAGCGACGAATGGAGTCCGCCGAAGCTGTGcgtcgacatttcaactttgcGCTTTTTTCACGGCGGCGTCTCCAGTCCGAGCGGTGTTTGCCCGCGAACCGCACGGTCCGCCCCGCCGCTCGGAGTTTCGCTCTTTAATCCTCGCTTGGATACAGCGGaggagtcccccccccccggcccccccttCGGCTAGCTTTAGCTTTAGCATcaaccgccgccgccgccggagaGAGAGTTGTGCGCCGCGTCCTCGGTGGTGCGCTTCGCCCGGGTGAAACCCAGCCAgactgcaaccccccccccccccgccgaaaATGTGCCCAGGcgccaaacaacaaaaacaacaacaacaacaacaacaacaagaaaccATGTCGGACTGAAAACAGCACCGTGGCTCCACCGGCCGCGAAGTCACAACGGCAACCGGAGCGACTTATTACTAgtcggggggagagagagagggagagaggaggagagacagagggagagagagagagagagagggggaccaGAAGGCTGaagctacccccccccctcgcaccGCCCTCCGGAGACCACCGAGAGGAGCGTCCTCGACCCAGTTCAGCCACCGAATCCAGCAACAATGGGGTACGTAAGTTGGCGGTACGGGTGAAGTGCGACGCCGCAGCTCGCCCGCGACATGTCAGGGTGTGACTCACttttagtgggggggggggggggggggggggggggtgcgagCAGACCTCTGCAGCGCCAAAGCTAGTAGCCGCGTTACTGCTAACAGACGTGAAGCACTCCCGTCTGTCAGAGAGccccccgcgcccccccccccctgtcaacCTGGCGCCACGTGACCAAAACAGAGCCAACACGTCTAGGATGCGCCCGAGCCCCCGACAGTGATCCAGAGACACCACACTGACGAACTAACTAGCTGtccatcattacacacacacacacacacacacacgcgcgcgcgtgacattttttgggggggattacAGCAGCCCAAAGATTACACATGCCATGAAGGAGGCTACTGTTGGCGAACTGAAGTCCGCCCGCAGGCCGGGGCAGGGCGCGTTATGGTTCTATGTGATTCAAACCACTTTTCACAATCAAAATCTGTGCATTGTCGTACACTGATATTTGGGTGGTATGTTTTTCCCTGGACTAATCTGGACAAAACACCTTTAAATTCAATTGATATGTAGCAGGATAGTACTggttgggttgggggggggggttagggctcattagggttaggtttcacaaatcataaaaaaaaagtttcctccACAATCgtttatacaggaatgaggaataaggtgtataaggaaagtgaccttaaatgacttctgcttggcattatatgtaaaataccccccccccaaaaaaaaaaattcagttcaatggtgggggaaacactgaagtTGATTTTCAGTTGCAGCGGTAGTTATATGGATTATGGTCGCTAGAAGAAGGCTAGTGTCGGATACTTGAAGACAGAACAGGTCAAAGCGGTGCACGTTTTTGGTAACAGTGCGGTTGAAATGGTGTTTGGGAAGTAAGGTAcatgtgttgttggttttctgAATTACAGAAAAGATGGTTATAACAGAGTGTTATAATTAACGTTGTGCTGCCACAGAGGGATAAACCTCTTAACATCAGCGTCAGGACCCGTGATGATCT
The sequence above is a segment of the Scophthalmus maximus strain ysfricsl-2021 chromosome 2, ASM2237912v1, whole genome shotgun sequence genome. Coding sequences within it:
- the si:ch1073-398f15.1 gene encoding cardiomyopathy-associated protein 5, producing MDSVTEDFARSDADTEMTVLTPEDITEESLDVSDEVENLRNSLREAVHDDNVQPKMQCLMMDSSFSMVTMQGEDSGIAWETTPSRCTTPWASETETPTVDFSSPGGVWPAKPGSVPAGKIIFVMDEELISRRKKTKERVSGQRRQREVFEESSENISGRPELVGVSEPNVKTKGEGAEEEPTEPLVDKEQWLFSLVSEGSEILNIVVPPKLATVDEEESKEMEDNLSYLEESPVPKASKEINDNELWILTNTPAMSVSARAEPIQLSLPMGPYGMDPPGAPVARSPGRGASGNVDYFEAFTMIDAQAPGSPAVIAERQVEPEAEDSTNSQHTEKPVQSRSITATTTLNDDRSDTVSLGEITSELLDEVFYGGTDDYLVKSLDREVRGGEAKCAPLRLPSKPSGSTLFGSQEDILTPIFLPEGPPKIIDQILLEEPKAMAFHYTDLYEEAIGSRQKEEDTESMTSEKSFHSRHSDREARGYLEKYVLIDETPAVEVAQTDKEKGPEEGPRTLCQDLSDFDFLSKPEKGEVLNSEEEITDFFRSSGNSSPCDVEPLSRSLEEDDTQPATKSIAKTNNSVSITVGKVTEIPVDLLSISSFEFPSEESDWETTDDHPSTLDDKDISSYSDQKLRKQDLEIQKPVAPPRKKATSSPKASLDLTPLTPVEKEEAVGKEQREEEKETASPGETADEGDGDGEETMQSSFEVFRSENTSPQTESVKESGEITVGGAAKEKDTKTVEDEEKNKIALEQTGSEEVNIKSELAKAEVNVEKQEDSSAALPTEPGKDKGQCIIL